In Sphaerospermopsis torques-reginae ITEP-024, the genomic window TGAAATCTCTATTAGAGATTTGATTACTCTGATTTGTGAGTTAATGGAGTATGAAGGGGAGATTGTTTGGGAAACTGACAAACCCAACGGACAACCAAGACGTTGTTTAGATACGGAAAAAGCCAAGGAAGCGTTTGGTTTCAATGCTCAAGTCAGCTTTGAAGAAGGGCTAAAAAATACCATTGAGTGGTATCGTCAAAACGCTGCATAGGTAAAAACCTAGCATTTTATCTCGTTCCCAGTCTCTGACTGGGAATGCCATCAAAGAGCTAGAATATAAAACTAAAAAGTTTGGTTGTGAAATTATAATTGCTGATAGATTTTATCCATCAAGTAAAACCTGTTCTCACTGTGGACATAGAAAAGATAGTCTTTCTTTATCTGAAAGAATTTATCACTGCGAGAACTGTAGTTTTGAGATGGATAGGGATCTGAATGCTGCAATTAATTTATCGCGTTTGGCTAAAGCGTGAAAGTCTACCGAGGGATAACTGCTCCCATGCTCCCGTTGAAGTAGAAAGTAAAGTCTATTTTTGTCTAGGTTTTATATAGCAGCAATTGACAATTGACAATTAACAATGGACAATTACCCTTGAATGAAACAATTATCAATTATCAATTATCAATTATCAATTATCAATTATCAATTCACCTGTTCGCACATTGCTAAAAATTGATTCACAGCTAAACAAAACAGAAATTCGACGTAGTTTGCTAAGAAAACGTCAATCTATGACTGTTCAAGATTGGCAAAAAAAGAGCGATCGCATTTCTTCACAACTGCAAAATTCGCCTTTATTTAGCCAAGCAACTACTATCCTGGCCTATTTCAGCTTTCGTCAAGAACCTGATTTAAGTCCACTGTTTACCGACTCGCAGCGTCGTTGGGGTTTTCCCCGTTGTGTTGGTAAGTCTCTATCCTGGCATTTGTGGCAGCCAGATGATATACTGCAAACTGGTAATTATGGTATTACTGAACCACACCCAGAAGCACCAACTATAGATCCTACAGAAGTCGATTTAATTCTTGTTCCTAGTGTAGCTTGCGATCGCCAAGGATATCGTTTAGGTTATGGTGGTGGATATTATGACCGTTTTTTGAGTTCTCCCGTTTGGTCTAAATTACCCACTATAGGAGTAGTTTTTGACTTTGCCTATTTCTCTCAACTACCCTCTGATAATTGGGATAAACGTTTACAAGGTGTTATTACTGAATCGGAAATTTACTTCCGATAAAATCGGAGCGGCGGGATTCGAACCCACGACCTCCACTACCCCAAAGTGGCGCGCTACCAAGCTGCGCTACGCCCCGCTAACCTAACTTTTAGATTCTCAATTTTAGATTTTGGATTGGGGATTTTTCCAAATTTGTGAATCTATATTTTGAATCTAACCTTTATTAAGTCACTTTTCTAAATATATCAAAAGTCTAAGGAAAACGCAAGGGGTTTTTCAAAAAACTTTCAGCATCGCCGCTGCTGCCACCAAACCCGGTACAGCATGAGCATCCCATTGTCCTTCTGCACATCGCCCAGTGTTGAGGATAAAGCGCAAACTATAGGAGTGGGGATAACCTTCTACCTCCATCCATAATAAATCACTTTCGGCTTCACAGGCAATTTTTTCTTCATCCATTAATTCTGTCGCTAAATGCTTCATCGTATCTGCAAGCTTATTTAATAAGCGACAAAAATCATCTAATTCAACTTCGGTTAATTCAACCGCCCAATTATCTGTACCAACTAAGCCTTTAAATTCGGGTGCGTCTGGATTCCAACCTATATGCCAACCAGTTCCGCTTTTAATTACTTTTTCCATTAGTTATTGGTGAGGGAATAGGGAGCAGGGAACAGGGAACAGGGAACAGAAGGCAGGAGGCAAGAGGCAGGAGTTTTTTATTTTGGATTTTGGAT contains:
- a CDS encoding zinc ribbon domain-containing protein, which gives rise to MKELEYKTKKFGCEIIIADRFYPSSKTCSHCGHRKDSLSLSERIYHCENCSFEMDRDLNAAINLSRLAKA
- a CDS encoding 5-formyltetrahydrofolate cyclo-ligase; the encoded protein is MLKIDSQLNKTEIRRSLLRKRQSMTVQDWQKKSDRISSQLQNSPLFSQATTILAYFSFRQEPDLSPLFTDSQRRWGFPRCVGKSLSWHLWQPDDILQTGNYGITEPHPEAPTIDPTEVDLILVPSVACDRQGYRLGYGGGYYDRFLSSPVWSKLPTIGVVFDFAYFSQLPSDNWDKRLQGVITESEIYFR
- a CDS encoding DUF1818 family protein, with protein sequence MEKVIKSGTGWHIGWNPDAPEFKGLVGTDNWAVELTEVELDDFCRLLNKLADTMKHLATELMDEEKIACEAESDLLWMEVEGYPHSYSLRFILNTGRCAEGQWDAHAVPGLVAAAAMLKVF